The DNA region TGTGATCGCCGTGGACGGACACTGGGACGACGATTTTCTGGCAGAGTGCGAACCAATCTCGCTGGACTTTCTGTCGCCGCCGAGCCACCCCGAAATGCTGGGCCGAATCGGCCGCTATGAAGTTGAACGAATCATCGGTTCCGGCGGGATGGGAATTGTGCTGAAGGGATTCGATACGGAACTTCACCGAGTCGTCGCCATTAAAGTGCTGAAACCGCACCTGGCTCACAATGGAGCCGCCCGCCGCCGATTCGCGCGGGAAGCTCAGTCCGCTGCGGCGGTAGTTCACGAACATGTCATTCCCATTCATGACGTGCTGACCGACGGCGATACTCCCTATCTGGTCATGCAATTTGTTGCCGGCAATTCGCTGCAGCATCGCGTGGACGAACGAGGACCGCTGGATGCGCGTGAAGTTGTGCGGATTGCTCGCCAGGCGGCCGCTGGTCTGGCTGCGGCACATGCACAGGGCGTCGTCCATCGCGATGTGAAGCCCGCCAACATTCTGCTGGAGGAATCGGTTGACCGTGTCCTGATTTCGGATTTTGGCCTGGCTCGCACGGTCGACGACGCGACGCTGACACGAACCGGCGTGGTGGCCGGAACGCCGCACTACATGTCGCCGGAACAGGCGGCCGGAAAACCGGTCGATCATCGATCAGACCTGTTCAGTCTGGGCAGCGTGATCTATTTCATGTGTACCGGCCGGCCTCCGTTTCGAGCCGATCATGCTCTGGCGATTCTGAACCGAATCTGTCACGACGAGCCGCGCCCCGTCGACGAAGTCAACACGGAAGTTCCGCCGGAACTGGCTGACGTCGTGGACCGGTTGCTGTCGAAGAACCCGGCGAAGCGGTTTCGCGACGCGAATGAAGTGGAGCAGCAGTTGGAGCAGATTCTGGT from Planctomycetaceae bacterium includes:
- a CDS encoding serine/threonine-protein kinase, translating into MQCNDDSLAVLLHDEEDSAEFLSVSQHVESCPKCQHRLQEISCDPKLLREVRETLQDCGQTEQFHSNGASSVVIAVDGHWDDDFLAECEPISLDFLSPPSHPEMLGRIGRYEVERIIGSGGMGIVLKGFDTELHRVVAIKVLKPHLAHNGAARRRFAREAQSAAAVVHEHVIPIHDVLTDGDTPYLVMQFVAGNSLQHRVDERGPLDAREVVRIARQAAAGLAAAHAQGVVHRDVKPANILLEESVDRVLISDFGLARTVDDATLTRTGVVAGTPHYMSPEQAAGKPVDHRSDLFSLGSVIYFMCTGRPPFRADHALAILNRICHDEPRPVDEVNTEVPPELADVVDRLLSKNPAKRFRDANEVEQQLEQILVRLQNGTSARRPRWMRTWRRRRIFVQRAAFAIVSVTACVLAGLLIAGSDLVQRPSRVTAASDRDRAQPAVSAAPPAETSFNRETSLVIKFPPDGTEPNSEDTSRILQTLRLKLDSVAGNSSQSTNKPDGWTNELEEVRQMIDELESATWVQKKDEGR